The following coding sequences lie in one Arachis stenosperma cultivar V10309 chromosome 5, arast.V10309.gnm1.PFL2, whole genome shotgun sequence genomic window:
- the LOC130981956 gene encoding amine oxidase [copper-containing] zeta, peroxisomal-like, producing the protein MASAPEKATPLLNTTTNNTATAAPSPSWPDSTLDSTRNRSTIAPALISAVDSFSDPPPSSAPSTKGITVMTRAQTCHPLDPLSAAEIAVAVGTVRAAGATPEVRDSMRFVEVVLLEPDKQVVALADAYFFPPFQPSLLPRTKGGPVIPTKLPPRKARLVVYNKRSNETSIWIVELTQVHAATRGGHHRGKVISSNVVPDVQPPMDAVEYAECEAIVKDFPPFREAMKRRGIEDMDLVMVDAWCVGYHSEFDAPSRRLAKPLIFCRTESDCPMENGYARPVEGIYILVDMQNMVVLEFEDCKLVPLPPADPLRNYTSGETRGGVDRSDVKPLQILQPEGPSFRVNGYFIQWQKWNFRIGFTPREGLVIYSVAYIDGSRGRRPVAHRLSFVEMVVPYGDPNDPHYRKNAFDAGEDGLGKNAHSLKKGCDCLGYIKYFDAHFTNFNGGVETIENCVCLHEEDHGILWKHQDWRTGLAEVRRSRRLTVSFICTVANYEYGFFWHFYQDGKIEAEVKLTGILSLGALQPGETRKYGTTIAPGLYAPVHQHFFVARMDMAVDCKPGEAFNQVVEVDVKVEEPGKDNVHNNAFYAEERVLKSELEAMRDCNPLSARHWVVRNTRTVNRTGQLTGYKLVPGSNCLPLARPEAKFLRRAAFLKHNLWVTPYAHNEMHPGGEFPNQNPRVEEGLVTWVQQNRSLEEADIVLWYVFGVTHIPRLEDWPVMPVERVGFMLMPHGFFNCSPAVDVPPTTSDLDDKEIGMPAKPSQNGVIAKL; encoded by the exons ATGGCCTCAGCTCCGGAAAAAGCGACGCCCCTCCTTAACACCACCACCAACAACACCGCTACTGCAGCTCCTTCGCCTTCATGGCCCGACTCCACTTTGGATTCGACCCGAAACAGATCCACCATAGCCCCTGCCTTGATCTCCGCCGTTGATTCCTTCTCTGATCCTCCTCCCAGCTCCGCTCCTTCTACTAAAg GTATCACAGTCATGACCAGAGCTCAAACTTGCCACCCTTTGGATCCATTATCTGCTGCTGAAATTGCAGTAGCTGTGGGAACTGTTCGGGCGGCGGGGGCAACCCCTGAG GTAAGGGACAGCATGCGCTTTGTCGAAGTAGTCTTGCTGGAACCGGATAAACAAGTTGTCGCATTAGCGGATGCGTACTTCTTCCCTCCTTTCCAGCCTTCATTGCTCCCCAGGACTAAAGGCGGGCCTGTGATTCCTACAAAACTTCCCCCAAGAAAAGCAAGACTAGTTGTGTACAACAAACGGTCAAATGAGACAAGCATATGGATTGTTGAACTTACACAGGTGCATGCAGCAACTCGAGGGGGTCACCACAGGGGCAAAGTAATTTCTTCTAATGTTGTTCCAGATGTTCAGCCACCAATG GATGCTGTGGAGTATGCTGAATGTGAAGCTATTGTGAAGGACTTCCCTCCATTTCGAGAAGCAATGAAGAGAAGAGGGATTGAAGACATGGATCTTGTCATGGTGGATGCCTG GTGTGTTGGATATCATAGTGAATTTGATGCTCCTAGCCGCAGGCTTGCCAAACCATTAATCTTTTGTAGAACCGAGAGTGACTGCCCCATGGAAAATGGCTATGCCCGCCCAGTTGAAGGAATTTACATTCTTGTTGACATGCAAAATATGGTAGTTCTTGAGTTTGAAGACTGCAAACTAGTGCCCCTTCCACCCGCTGACCCCTTAAGAAATTATACTTCTGGTGAAACCCGGGGTGGAGTTGATAGAAGTGATGTTAAACCATTACAGATTCTTCAGCCTGAAGGTCCAAGTTTTcgtgtcaatggctactttatTCAATGGCAGAAG TGGAACTTTCGGATTGGTTTCACTCCTAGGGAGGGTTTGGTCATTTATTCAGTAGCCTATATTGATGGAAGTCGAGGGCGAAGGCCAGTAGCACACCGGTTGAGTTTTGTTGAGATGGTGGTTCCTTATGGAGATCCAAATGATCCTCACTATAGGAAGAATGCTTTTGATGCAGGAGAAGACGGCCTGGGTAAAAATGCCCATTCTCTCAAGAAG GGTTGTGATTGTTTGGGATATATCAAGTACTTTGATGCACACTTCACAAACTTTAATGGAGGTGTTGAAACAATAGAGAATTGTGTTTGCTTGCATGAAGAGGATCATGGTATTTTGTGGAAGCATCAAGACTGGAGAACAGGTTTGGCTGAAGTACGAAGATCTAGAAGGCTGACAGTGTCTTTTATATGCACTGTGGCTAACTATGAGTATGGCTTTTTCTGGCACTTTTATCAG GATGGAAAGATAGAAGCTGAGGTCAAACTCACAGGAATTCTCAGCTTAGGAGCACTGCAACCAGGTGAAACTCGAAAATATGGCACAACCATTGCCCCTGGATTGTATGCGCCTGTCCATCAGCACTTTTTTGTTGCTCGTATGGACATGGCAGTTGATTGCAAGCCTGGTGAAGCTTTCAATCAG GTTGTTGAGGTTGATGTCAAAGTTGAAGAGCCAGGAAAGGATAATGTTCACAACAACGCGTTTTATGCCGAGGAAAGAGTGCTTAAATCCGAATTGGAAGCAATGCGTGATTGTAATCCTTTATCTGCTCGTCATTGGGTT GTTAGGAACACTAGGACAGTGAACCGCACTGGACAGCTAACAGGTTATAAATTAGTACCTGGTTCAAATTGTTTACCCTTGGCTCGTCCAGAGGCCAAGTTTCTGAGAAGAGCGGCTTTCTTGAAGCACAATCTTTGGGTCACTCCTTATGCACATAATGAAATGCATCCCGGAGGAGAGTTCCCTAATCAAAATCCACGTGTCGAAGAGGGTTTGGTTACTTGGGTTCAGCAAAATAGGTCATTGGAGGAAGCTGATATAGTTCTTTG GTACGTATTTGGAGTGACTCACATTCCTCGTCTAGAAGACTGGCCTGTTATGCCAGTGGAACGCGTTGGTTTTATGCTTATG CCACATGGATTTTTCAATTGTTCCCCTGCAGTGGATGTTCCTCCAACTACAAGTGATTTGGATGATAAGGAAATTGGGATGCCTGCAAAGCCTAGCCAGAATGGGGTCATTGCAAAGTTATGA
- the LOC130980594 gene encoding uncharacterized protein LOC130980594, protein MASASNAAGSSNNPRSFGSIMRRMNRNRDARLPEWCACGARPVLRWSATDSNPGRPFVGCPNYNTAGKRWCGLFLWVDKILEEDAVTCDGRTSSSNDNEEWKMKIAWKLGRLESEVRVLKMGGIFLFTCMQIKLFYMTVQE, encoded by the exons ATGGCTAGCGCAAGCAACGCAGCTGGGAGCTCCAACAACCCAAGATCATTTGGAAGCATCATGAGGAGGATGAATAGAAACAGAGATGCACGtctgccagaatggtgtgcatgCGGGGCGAGGCCAGTGCTGCGATGGTCAGCGACGGATTCTAATCCAGGGAGACCGTTTGTGGGTTGCCCAAACTACAAT ACTGCAGGAAAGAGGTGGTGTGGGTTGTTTCTTTGGGTGGACAAAATTCTGGAAGAAGATGCGGTGACATGTGATGGTAGAACAAGCTCCTCAAATGACAACGAAGAATGGAAGATGAAGATTGCTTGGAAACTTGGAAGACTAGAGTCTGAAGTTAGAGTTCTGAAAATGGggggaattttcttgtttacAT GCATGCAGATTAAACTGTTTTACATGACTGTCCAAGAGTAA